Proteins encoded by one window of Tubulanus polymorphus chromosome 7, tnTubPoly1.2, whole genome shotgun sequence:
- the LOC141908560 gene encoding chordin-like translates to MFVSSAMTSIVQVLTYFVLIGINEALLPLTPDSDAVEHRNKVPGCKLGGKRYNLGDVWKPTLEPYGFMRCIKCRCAPIKKNSKSERYARKGKVSCRYIKQECPEADCENPVTLPGACCKTCPEKDEAISNGQTAMTFMGDSKTNSWVVGDASYQEFSTLMTGDNVTTHGVAKGRFQLQKSDLYFTVNYEKIRRPTHFWLVDDSDEVLFEQKISGNEQTGKICGLWGNIPDVFKNYLHRGVLTAVIATQKHPQGEVRAKIESRDTLSDETFAALLISREDTGIGGSAVFSTNEAGNMIDFHVKIKGFLRNEDTKTTIKVRFQKDKEIKKEFIVVMSNHDEVFSDVWTNLKTAESRQFARAKYKLVIVTASGKTISGRITPRSICNTLQSVLSGAESMEKTMIGAAGSAVLTYDNHGKIHYKIFIGGLDSRLTGLTIEYATKKETKRVTNAKRSFSKIGQKFDGWANGTISKTKVEHFYMLLRHRFFINVATVNNDVSALHGRVTELLFNPEIDTSRDFPVLLSGVGVNPSRKVGAAGHAWLVLSAGCTLHYQMVIKGLSTESGESTKLMTSYAELGQYIDRGTGPVVAKPKSRKVTSSSQNKVQMLKGFIGEYVKGSAEGLEKSLFEAMNEGEAFLQIATKTHPQGEIIGQVKLENQCALFDSSIVMGEEGKDNQDDVDKYKCMYSGKMYDDGARWTPDPDAPCRACSCIRGTTACHEMQCPTVACDNPVTIEGECCPKCDAGSSNESATVVGSSVNTTANRCFFNGDQRYHAYGTKWHPYIPPFGFVRCAVCSCKGDGTEETDCHRIECPALTCPEAEAYRRNQTDCCRVCPDSTAVSRVVNKDSSVLGDSPDAKACLFGKSRIPDGTHWNPKVGDFGTIRCVTCRCKAGEIKCQKKKCPKLPCPRRLWSFSKDQCCPKCSADARSSKSKKNNNKGKRRKGRGKKSSKRKSRGRSNKKQRNKKVNKVAAMTPHALVGLS, encoded by the exons ATGTTCGTATCGTCTGCTATGACGAGCATCGTACAAGTACTCACTTATTTTGTGCTAATCGGGATTAACGAAGCTTTACTACCGCTAACTCCAGACAGCGATGCCGTAGAACACAGAAACAAAGTACCAG GATGTAAATTAGGCGGTAAAAGGTATAATCTAGGAGATGTATGGAAACCGACTTTAGAACCGTATGGATTCATGAGGTGTATAAAGTGCCGATGCGCCCCG ATTAAGAAAAACAGTAAGAGCGAGCGATATGCCAGAAAAGGAAAAGTGTCGTGTCGTTACATCAAACAGGAATGTCCGGAAGCCGATTGCGAAAATCCAGTAACTTTACCAGGAGCGTGCTGCAAAACCTGCCCTGAAAAAG ATGAAGCGATTTCGAATGGACAGACTGCGATGACATTTATGGGCGACAGTAAAACGAATTCGTGGGTTGTAGGGGATGCCAGTTACCAAG AATTTTCGACTCTGATGACCGGGGATAACGTAACGACTCACGGAGTCGCTAAGGGGCGCTTCCAGCTACAGAAATCGGATCTTTATTTCACCGTGAACTATGAGAA GATACGACGACCTACTCATTTCTGGTTAGTTGACGACAGCGacgaagttttatttgaacagAAAATATCAGGAAACGAACAGACTGGGAAG ATTTGCGGTCTATGGGGTAATATTCCCGACGTGTTTAAGAACTATCTGCACCGAGGCGTTTTGACCGCTGTAATCGCCACTCAAAAACACCCCCAAGGAGAGGTTCGCGCCAAAATCGAATCACGGGACACTCTCTCCGATG AAACGTTCGCGGCTTTGTTAATCTCACGGGAAGACACGGGAATCGGAGGTTCTGCGGTGTTCAGCACGAACGAAGCTGGcaatatgattgattttcacGTAAAAATAAAAGGGTTTTTACGAAACGAAG ataCCAAAACAACAATAAAAGTCAGGTTCCAGAAAGataaagaaataaagaaagaaTTCATCGTAGTTATGTCTAATCAC gATGAAGTTTTCTCTGATGTTTGGACTAACTTGAAAACTGCTGAATCGAGACAATTCGCTCGagctaaatataaattagtgATCGTAACTGCATCAGGAAAAACCATATCTGGTCGGATTACCCCTCGTTCGATCTGTAATA CTTTGCAATCGGTTTTGTCTGGAGCTGAATCTAtggagaaaacaatgattggAGCTGCAGGATCAGCCGTCTTAACGTATGACAATCACGGCAAAATACATTACAAG atattcatCGGCGGATTGGATAGTCGACTGACGGGTTTGACAATAGAATATGCGACGAAAAAGGAAACCAAACGAGTTACTAATGCTAAAAGATCTTTTTCGAAAATTGGGCAAAAATTCGATGGCTGG GCAAATGGCACGATCAGTAAAACGAAAGTTGAACACTTCTACATGTTATTACGTCACCGATTTTTCATCAACGTCGCTACGGTGAATAATGACGTCAGCGCGCTGCACGGACGCGTCACCGAATTGTTGTTCAATCCAGAAATTGACACTAGCCGAG ACTTTCCTGTATTACTATCGGGTGTAGGCGTGAACCCGAGTAGAAAGGTGGGCGCGGCTGGTCACGCGTGGCTCGTGCTCAGTGCCGGCTGCACCCTCCACTATCAAATGGTTATCAAAGGTTTGAGCACAGAATCGGGCGAGTCGACGAAATTGATGACGAGCTACGCAGAACTAGGTCAATACATCGATCGCGGCACTGGTCCCGTAGTAGCGAAACCCAAGTCGAGAAAGGTCACCTCTTCGTCGCAGAATAAAGTGCAAATGCTGAAAGGGTTTATCGGGGAATAT gtTAAAGGCTCCGCAGAAGGTTTAGAAAAATCGTTATTCGAAGCGATGAACGAAGGCGAAGCTTTCTTACAAATAGCCACAAAAACGCATCCTCAAGGCGAAATCATCGGGCAG GTTAAGCTGGAAAACCAATGCGCCCTGTTCGACAGTAGTATAGTGATGGGCGAGGAGGGGAAGGATAACCAGGACGACGTTGACAAATACAAATGCATGTACAGCGGTAAAATGTACGACGACGGAGCGAGATGGACTCCCGACCCAGACGCCCCCTGTCGGGCATGTAGCTGCATC CGTGGAACGACCGCGTGTCATGAAATGCAATGTCCTACAGTTGCGTGCGACAATCCAGTGACGATAGAGGGTGAATGCTGTCCGAAGTGTGATG CCGGATCTAGCAATGAATCTGCTACAGTCGTCGGTTCTTCTGTTAATACGACGGCGAATCGGTGTTTTTTCAACGGTGATCAGAGATACCACGCTTACGGCACCAAATGGCATCCGTACATTCCACCGTTTGGATTTGTTCGTTGCGCCGTCTGCAGTTGTAAG GGAGATGGAACGGAAGAAACCGACTGTCACCGTATCGAATGTCCCGCGTTAACCTGCCCGGAAGCCGAGGCGTACAGGAGAAATCAAACTGATTGCTGCAGAGTGTGTCCAG ATAGCACAGCAGTCAGTCGAGTAGTCAACAAGGACTCTAGCGTGCTCGGTGATTCTCCGGATGCTAAAG CTTGTTTATTTGGGAAGTCCCGTATTCCGGATGGAACTCACTGGAATCCGAAAGTGGGTGATTTCGGAACGATTCGATGCGTTACGTGCCGGTGTAAG GCTGGCGAAATCAAATGTCAGAAGAAGAAATGTCCAAAACTTCCTTGTCCTCGGCGCCTATGGAGTTTCAGTAAAGACCAGTGTTGCCCTAAATGTTCAG CGGATGCGAGGAGCTCGAAATCGAAGAAGAACAACAACAAAGGCAAAAGGCGAAAAGGACGCGGCAAGAAATCGTCGAAACGAAAATCTCGCGGGAGATCGAATAAGAAACAgcgaaataaaaaagtcaacAAAGTAGCGGCGATGACACCGCATGCGCTCGTCGGCCTGTCTTAG